A region of Burkholderiales bacterium JOSHI_001 DNA encodes the following proteins:
- a CDS encoding hypothetical protein (PFAM: SnoaL-like polyketide cyclase~manually curated) — protein MKAYQIASAAIVALAISVSGRAQVPVTPTTDQEAQLVSADPKLAANKRLVFDFWREVFEGGHMEFAEKYMAESYIQHNPNVPTGRAAFVEFFTKFRKPKPIEPKISAPLVSITAERDLVTLSFVREYPDPKDASKKYTTTWFDMFRIENGKITEHWDPALKQ, from the coding sequence ATGAAGGCCTATCAAATTGCAAGCGCGGCGATCGTCGCGCTTGCCATCAGTGTTTCAGGACGCGCCCAGGTTCCAGTTACACCCACCACCGATCAAGAAGCACAACTCGTCAGTGCCGATCCGAAACTGGCAGCAAACAAAAGATTAGTCTTTGACTTCTGGCGAGAAGTCTTCGAGGGCGGTCACATGGAGTTCGCCGAGAAGTACATGGCGGAAAGCTACATACAACACAACCCGAATGTTCCCACGGGCCGCGCAGCATTCGTCGAGTTCTTCACCAAGTTCCGCAAGCCCAAGCCAATCGAGCCCAAAATTTCCGCGCCTTTGGTTTCAATCACCGCTGAGCGAGACCTGGTTACTCTGAGCTTCGTCCGCGAGTACCCTGACCCCAAGGATGCGTCCAAGAAGTACACCACCACTTGGTTTGACATGTTTCGCATAGAGAACGGCAAGATTACAGAGCACTGGGACCCAGCGCTAAAGCAGTAG
- a CDS encoding putative addiction module antidote protein (PFAM: Helix-turn-helix~TIGRFAM: probable addiction module antidote protein~manually curated), with amino-acid sequence MAKVAAKKSTKTKATSYDVAEHLRTPEEMAAYLDAWLEEAPEDAAGIARALGDIARAKGMSQVAKDAGLSRESLYRALSAEGNPSFATVLKVAKALGVRLHAQAATSGA; translated from the coding sequence ATGGCAAAAGTCGCTGCAAAGAAATCAACGAAGACCAAAGCCACGTCGTATGACGTGGCGGAACACCTTCGCACACCGGAAGAAATGGCGGCCTATTTGGACGCCTGGCTGGAAGAAGCGCCAGAGGATGCGGCTGGCATTGCACGAGCGCTTGGCGATATTGCCCGCGCCAAGGGCATGTCACAGGTTGCGAAGGACGCAGGCCTTAGCCGAGAAAGCCTTTATCGGGCACTAAGCGCGGAAGGCAACCCTAGCTTCGCCACAGTCCTCAAGGTTGCCAAAGCGCTCGGGGTCCGCCTTCATGCTCAAGCGGCAACAAGCGGCGCCTAA
- a CDS encoding putative addiction module killer protein (PFAM: Phage derived protein Gp49-like (DUF891)~TIGRFAM: putative addiction module killer protein~manually curated): MRVEKTEEFSAWIDSLRDLAGRARILMRVDRLIHGNPGTHRNLTEGVSELKVDFGPGYRVYYAKRGNRLLLLIAGGDKSTQDKDIAKALVLNRNFQE; encoded by the coding sequence ATGCGGGTCGAGAAGACAGAAGAGTTCAGCGCCTGGATCGACAGTCTTCGCGATCTGGCCGGACGAGCTCGGATTCTCATGCGAGTGGACCGCTTGATCCACGGGAATCCAGGCACTCACCGAAATCTGACGGAAGGCGTCTCGGAGCTCAAGGTCGACTTCGGTCCAGGGTACCGGGTGTACTACGCAAAACGCGGCAATCGCTTGCTGCTTCTCATCGCCGGCGGTGACAAGTCAACCCAGGACAAAGACATCGCGAAGGCACTGGTTCTGAACCGGAACTTCCAGGAGTGA
- a CDS encoding cytosine/adenosine deaminase (PFAM: Cytidine and deoxycytidylate deaminase zinc-binding region~manually curated): protein MQDHPQAIWYESALAMRRLAESWGDQPYGAVLVQGSAIIGNGPSRVVKNGNPDAHAEREAIRDAVATVGAEAVRGSVLYSTSRPCYTCERAAAKAGVARMYFGPALQDAGVPGGG from the coding sequence GTGCAAGATCACCCACAAGCCATTTGGTACGAGTCAGCGCTTGCAATGCGACGGTTGGCCGAGTCATGGGGAGACCAACCCTATGGGGCAGTGCTGGTTCAAGGTAGCGCAATCATCGGAAATGGCCCGAGCCGCGTAGTCAAGAACGGAAATCCTGATGCACATGCTGAGCGAGAGGCCATTCGAGATGCTGTCGCAACGGTCGGCGCAGAAGCGGTCCGTGGCTCAGTTCTCTACTCAACTTCACGGCCATGCTATACCTGCGAGCGAGCGGCTGCCAAGGCGGGAGTGGCACGCATGTATTTCGGTCCGGCGCTCCAAGATGCCGGTGTTCCAGGTGGGGGCTAA
- a CDS encoding cytosine/adenosine deaminase (PFAM: Cytidine and deoxycytidylate deaminase zinc-binding region~manually curated) produces the protein MASVLCPRRALGVQDHPQAIWYESALAMRRLAESWGDQPYGAVLVQGSAIIGNGPSRVVKNGNPDAHAEREAIRDAVATVGAEAVRGSVLYSTSRPCYTCERAAAKAGVARMYFGPALQDAGVPGGG, from the coding sequence GTGGCAAGCGTACTTTGCCCTCGTCGGGCACTCGGCGTGCAAGATCACCCACAAGCCATTTGGTACGAGTCAGCGCTTGCAATGCGACGGTTGGCCGAGTCATGGGGAGACCAACCCTATGGGGCAGTGCTGGTTCAAGGTAGCGCAATCATCGGAAATGGCCCGAGCCGCGTAGTCAAGAACGGAAATCCTGATGCACATGCTGAGCGAGAGGCCATTCGAGATGCTGTCGCAACGGTCGGCGCAGAAGCGGTCCGTGGCTCAGTTCTCTACTCAACTTCACGGCCATGCTATACCTGCGAGCGAGCGGCTGCCAAGGCGGGAGTGGCACGCATGTATTTCGGTCCGGCGCTCCAAGATGCCGGTGTTCCAGGTGGGGGCTAA
- a CDS encoding cation/cationic drug transporter (PFAM: Small Multidrug Resistance protein): MAWALLLVAGLLEVGWAIGLKYTEGFTRVLPSVLTLGAMAGSVVLLGIAMKTLPVGTSYAVWVGVGAVGTAILGIILFGEPSNPGRLASLALIVAGIVGLKLTTAV; encoded by the coding sequence ATGGCATGGGCTCTCTTGCTTGTCGCAGGGTTGCTGGAGGTAGGCTGGGCCATTGGCCTCAAGTACACAGAGGGTTTCACCCGTGTCCTGCCCAGCGTCCTTACCCTCGGTGCCATGGCCGGAAGTGTGGTCTTGCTCGGAATAGCCATGAAAACACTCCCCGTTGGCACCTCCTATGCCGTTTGGGTGGGTGTTGGAGCTGTAGGCACCGCAATACTTGGAATCATCCTATTCGGCGAGCCCTCCAACCCTGGGCGCTTGGCAAGCCTGGCACTCATCGTCGCCGGCATTGTTGGGCTCAAGCTCACCACCGCGGTATAA
- a CDS encoding transposase (PFAM: Integrase core domain), which produces MPWSETTTMDAKVAFILDWKSQKYQVTELCARYGVSRKTAYKWINRYLEDGPDGLWDRSHAPRRSPHRTSAQVEQAIVQQRLRHPSWGPKKLIWTLQRWQPELELPSLGTVAEILKRNDLVLAKRRPRAVGHPGRPSMAVSKPNDSWSIDFKGQFRTGDGKYLYPLTVTDNHSRYLLACQGLPGTLLEPTQAVLSRVFKEHGLPSRMRSDNGVPFAAYTLGRLSRLSVWLLKLGVMPELIEPGKPQQNGRHERMHRTLKDETLKPPGANAGVQQRKFNSWRQEFNQDRPHEAHDGLTPADVHVNSTRQMPSKLLQPEYPDRFEVRYVSANGGIRWRKKWLNVSSVLIGEHVGLEEVDDGKWDVYFANYRLGTLNERFMRIEDVLGKLKRRV; this is translated from the coding sequence ATGCCTTGGAGTGAGACCACGACCATGGATGCGAAGGTGGCATTTATTCTGGATTGGAAGAGCCAGAAATACCAGGTGACGGAGCTGTGCGCGAGGTACGGCGTGAGCCGCAAGACGGCGTACAAGTGGATCAACCGGTACCTTGAAGACGGGCCGGACGGGCTGTGGGACCGCAGCCATGCACCCAGGCGTTCGCCACACCGCACAAGCGCGCAGGTGGAGCAAGCGATCGTGCAGCAGAGGCTGCGGCATCCGAGCTGGGGCCCGAAGAAGCTGATCTGGACGCTGCAGCGCTGGCAACCGGAGCTGGAACTGCCCAGCCTGGGGACGGTGGCAGAGATCCTGAAGCGCAACGACCTGGTGCTGGCCAAGAGAAGGCCCAGAGCGGTGGGCCACCCCGGGCGGCCGAGCATGGCGGTGAGCAAGCCCAACGACAGTTGGAGCATCGACTTCAAGGGGCAGTTCAGGACGGGCGACGGCAAGTACCTGTACCCGCTGACGGTGACGGACAACCACAGCCGCTACCTGCTGGCGTGCCAGGGGCTGCCGGGCACGTTGCTGGAGCCCACGCAGGCGGTACTGAGCCGGGTGTTCAAGGAGCATGGGCTGCCCAGCCGGATGAGAAGCGACAACGGGGTGCCATTCGCGGCGTACACGCTGGGAAGGTTGAGTCGGCTGTCGGTGTGGCTGTTGAAGCTGGGGGTGATGCCGGAACTGATCGAGCCGGGCAAGCCCCAGCAGAATGGGCGGCACGAGAGGATGCACAGGACGCTGAAGGACGAGACGTTGAAGCCGCCGGGGGCCAACGCTGGAGTGCAGCAGAGGAAGTTCAACAGCTGGCGACAAGAATTCAACCAGGACAGGCCGCACGAGGCCCACGACGGGTTGACACCGGCGGACGTGCATGTGAACTCGACGAGGCAAATGCCCAGCAAGCTGCTGCAGCCCGAGTACCCTGACCGATTCGAGGTTCGCTACGTCAGCGCCAACGGCGGAATTCGATGGCGCAAGAAGTGGCTGAATGTGAGCAGCGTTCTGATTGGAGAACACGTGGGCTTGGAAGAAGTTGACGACGGCAAGTGGGACGTCTACTTCGCCAACTACAGGCTGGGAACATTGAATGAACGCTTCATGAGAATTGAGGATGTCCTCGGTAAACTGAAGCGCCGCGTGTAA
- a CDS encoding hypothetical protein (PFAM: Protein of unknown function (DUF497)) yields the protein MSELRFEWDPHKAALNKRKHGVTFEDAQSVFSDERAKLIDDPDHSHDEERFILLGLSSSLRLLVVAHCYRAEGNVIRIISARKATREEQADYP from the coding sequence ATGTCCGAACTTCGATTCGAGTGGGATCCGCACAAGGCTGCGCTGAACAAGCGCAAGCATGGGGTCACGTTCGAAGATGCGCAATCCGTCTTCTCAGATGAACGTGCAAAGTTGATTGATGACCCCGATCACTCCCACGACGAAGAGCGCTTCATTCTTCTCGGCCTGAGTAGCTCGCTTCGCCTACTTGTGGTTGCGCACTGCTACCGAGCAGAGGGCAACGTCATTCGGATCATTTCCGCTCGCAAGGCAACTCGCGAGGAACAGGCCGACTATCCATAG
- a CDS encoding hypothetical protein (manually curated) → MNGQCSLGTLDSLSHVLRFTSLFNPGRYVLVPCDKAGHVDIDSLGERLRLTYLGARAMIGREYAYPVVEVAH, encoded by the coding sequence ATGAACGGCCAATGCTCGCTTGGGACTCTGGACAGCTTGTCGCATGTGCTGCGGTTCACGTCGTTGTTCAACCCTGGGCGATACGTCCTGGTGCCTTGTGACAAGGCCGGGCATGTTGATATCGATTCGCTTGGGGAGAGGCTTCGGCTAACCTACCTTGGCGCCAGGGCGATGATCGGACGCGAGTACGCATATCCGGTTGTTGAGGTCGCGCATTAG